A single region of the Anas platyrhynchos isolate ZD024472 breed Pekin duck chromosome 6, IASCAAS_PekinDuck_T2T, whole genome shotgun sequence genome encodes:
- the TSPAN15 gene encoding tetraspanin-15 isoform X1, whose translation MATGDAEQARYCQRLSYLCLKFTLIAYSTAFWVIGGLVLAVGIYAEVERQKYKTLESAFLAPAIILILLGVIMFVVSLVGVVASLRDNLCLLQAFMYILGLCLLIELTGGVVALIFRNQTIKFLNDNIRRGIENYYDDLDFKNIMDSVQKQFKCCGGEDYRDWAKNVYHSCEAPGPLACGVPYTCCVTNKTDIINTMCGYKTIDQERLSVQHIIYVRGCTNAVLIWFLDNYSIMAGILLGILLPQFLGVLLSLLYITRVEDIISEHKLSENLFEETWQRSQPEFAASGCCMCYPG comes from the exons ATGGCGACGGGGGACGCGGAGCAAGCGCGCTACTGCCAGCGGCTGTCCTACCTCTGCCTCAAGTTCACCCTCATCGCCTACTCCACCGCCTTCTGG gtgATCGGAGGCCTTGTCCTTGCAGTTGGGATTTATGCAGAAGTTGAAAGACAGAAGTACAAAACTCTGGAAAGTGCCTTCCTAGCCCCagcaattattttaatacttctGGGCGTTATAATGTTCGTTGTGTCTTTAGTGGGCGTAGTGGCTTCTCTAAGAGACAATTTATGCCTTCTTCAAGCG TTCATGTACATCCTTGGTCTCTGTTTGCTGATTGAGCTGACGGGTGGAGTTGTGGCATTGATCTTCAGAAACCAG ACAATCAAATTTTTGAACGATAATATTAGAAGAGGAATTGAGAATTACTACGATGATTTGGACTTCAAGAACATCATGGATTCAGTTCAGAAACag TTTAAGTGTTGCGGTGGGGAGGACTACAGAGACTGGGCAAAAAACGTGTACCACAGCTGTGAGGCACCGGGACCGCTGGCCTGCGGAGTGCCTTACACATGCTGTGTCACAAACAAG acagACATTATCAACACCATGTGTGGATACAAAACAATTGACCAAGAG CGCCTGAGTGTTCAGCACATCATTTACGTCCGAGGGTGCACGAACGCAGTGCTCATCTGGTTTTTAGACAACTACAGCATCATGGCTGGCATTCTGCTCGGCATATTGCTACCCCAG TTCCTCGGGGTGCTGCTGTCTCTGCTTTACATAACGCGAGTGGAAGACATCATCAGCGAACACAAGCTGAGCGAAAATCTCTTTGAAGAAACGTGGCAGAGATCCCAGCCCGAGTTTGCTGCCTCGGGCTGCTGCATGTGCTACCCCGGCTGA
- the NEUROG3 gene encoding neurogenin-3, whose amino-acid sequence MAPQSQCPPGEGQPYFGGPPAAAPAAPSPAAGGPAGAGAGAGSRGASPARRKGKARRGRGKARSEGLLGKQKRSRRMKANDRERNRMHHLNSALDALRSVLPTFPDDAKLTKIETLRFAHNYIWALTQSLRLAEQSLPEPPPPPPPPAASPGPWGSPCPAAPAPPAAFPAFL is encoded by the coding sequence ATGGCCCCGCAGAGCCAGTGCCCCCCGGGCGAAGGGCAGCCCTATTTCGGcggcccccccgccgccgcccccgccgccccctccccggccgccgGCGGCCCCGCGGGTGCGGGTGCGGGTGCGGGCAGCCGGGGCGCGTCCCCGGCGCGCAGGAAGGGGAAGGCGCGGAGGGGCCGCGGGAAGGCGCGCAGCGAGGGGCTGCTGGGCAAGCAGAAGCGCAGCCGGCGGATGAAAGCCAACGACCGGGAGAGGAACCGCATGCACCACCTCAACTCCGCCCTGGACGCGCTCCGCAGCGTCCTGCCCACCTTCCCCGACGACGCCAAGCTCACCAAGATCGAGACGCTCCGCTTCGCGCACAACTACATCTGGGCGCTCACGCAGAGCCTGCGCCTGGCCGAGCAGAGCCTGCCCgagccccccccgccgccgccgccccccgccgcctcccccgggCCCTGGGGCTCGccctgccccgccgcccccgcgccccccgccgcctTCCCCGCCTTCCTCTGA
- the TSPAN15 gene encoding tetraspanin-15 isoform X2 — MQVIGGLVLAVGIYAEVERQKYKTLESAFLAPAIILILLGVIMFVVSLVGVVASLRDNLCLLQAFMYILGLCLLIELTGGVVALIFRNQTIKFLNDNIRRGIENYYDDLDFKNIMDSVQKQFKCCGGEDYRDWAKNVYHSCEAPGPLACGVPYTCCVTNKTDIINTMCGYKTIDQERLSVQHIIYVRGCTNAVLIWFLDNYSIMAGILLGILLPQFLGVLLSLLYITRVEDIISEHKLSENLFEETWQRSQPEFAASGCCMCYPG; from the exons ATGCAG gtgATCGGAGGCCTTGTCCTTGCAGTTGGGATTTATGCAGAAGTTGAAAGACAGAAGTACAAAACTCTGGAAAGTGCCTTCCTAGCCCCagcaattattttaatacttctGGGCGTTATAATGTTCGTTGTGTCTTTAGTGGGCGTAGTGGCTTCTCTAAGAGACAATTTATGCCTTCTTCAAGCG TTCATGTACATCCTTGGTCTCTGTTTGCTGATTGAGCTGACGGGTGGAGTTGTGGCATTGATCTTCAGAAACCAG ACAATCAAATTTTTGAACGATAATATTAGAAGAGGAATTGAGAATTACTACGATGATTTGGACTTCAAGAACATCATGGATTCAGTTCAGAAACag TTTAAGTGTTGCGGTGGGGAGGACTACAGAGACTGGGCAAAAAACGTGTACCACAGCTGTGAGGCACCGGGACCGCTGGCCTGCGGAGTGCCTTACACATGCTGTGTCACAAACAAG acagACATTATCAACACCATGTGTGGATACAAAACAATTGACCAAGAG CGCCTGAGTGTTCAGCACATCATTTACGTCCGAGGGTGCACGAACGCAGTGCTCATCTGGTTTTTAGACAACTACAGCATCATGGCTGGCATTCTGCTCGGCATATTGCTACCCCAG TTCCTCGGGGTGCTGCTGTCTCTGCTTTACATAACGCGAGTGGAAGACATCATCAGCGAACACAAGCTGAGCGAAAATCTCTTTGAAGAAACGTGGCAGAGATCCCAGCCCGAGTTTGCTGCCTCGGGCTGCTGCATGTGCTACCCCGGCTGA